A single genomic interval of Lathyrus oleraceus cultivar Zhongwan6 chromosome 7, CAAS_Psat_ZW6_1.0, whole genome shotgun sequence harbors:
- the LOC127102338 gene encoding arogenate dehydratase 3 encodes MHTLTPSSFNSLTYLNRVQPSQNRVGPARLTVKCGYGLEFSNLTHGHGVGSSRGDWQSSCAILASKVISQLNDSPTDGNHHVNAVNGQSNAVTDLQLVPIENKPLPPKPLTITDLSPAPIHGSQLRVAYQGVPGAYSEAAAGKAYPNSEAIPCDQFEVAFQSVELWIADRAVLPVENSLGGSIHRNYDLLLRHRLHIVGEVQLPVHHCLLALPGIRKEYLTHVISHPQALSQCENTLTKLGLNVAREAVDDTAGAAEFIAANNLRDTAAIASARAAELYGLNILADGIQDDPNNVTRFVMLAREPIIPRTDRPFKTSIVFAHDNGTSVLFKVLSAFAFRNISLTKIESRPHRGRPIRVEDDESEGTAKHFEYIFYIDFDASMAEVRAQNALAEVQEFTSFLRVLGSYPMDMTPWSPSSTSH; translated from the coding sequence ATGCATACCCTTACTCCCTCATCTTTTAACTCTCTTACCTATCTGAACCGGGTTCAACCCTCGCAAAACCGGGTTGGTCCAGCTCGCTTAACTGTAAAATGTGGATACGGTTTAGAGTTTTCTAATTTGACGCACGGACACGGTGTCGGCTCAAGCCGAGGTGACTGGCAAAGCTCCTGCGCCATCTTAGCCAGTAAAGTAATTTCGCAGCTAAATGACTCTCCTACAGACGGAAACCACCATGTCAATGCCGTCAACGGTCAGTCAAACGCCGTGACGGATCTTCAACTTGTTCCTATTGAAAACAAGCCGCTTCCTCCAAAGCCGCTTACCATCACCGATCTCTCTCCGGCTCCGATACACGGTTCACAGCTACGCGTTGCGTACCAAGGTGTTCCCGGCGCGTACTCAGAAGCTGCCGCTGGTAAAGCTTATCCAAACAGCGAAGCCATACCGTGCGACCAGTTCGAGGTAGCGTTCCAATCGGTCGAACTCTGGATCGCCGATCGAGCCGTTTTGCCAGTTGAAAACTCTCTCGGTGGTTCAATTCACCGAAACTACGACCTCCTCCTCCGCCACCGTCTTCACATCGTCGGAGAAGTTCAACTTCCTGTTCATCACTGTCTCCTCGCTCTCCCAGGAATCCGAAAAGAATACCTAACACACGTGATTTCGCACCCACAGGCATTATCACAGTGCGAAAACACGTTAACAAAACTAGGTCTCAACGTAGCGCGTGAAGCCGTGGATGATACCGCCGGAGCCGCGGAGTTTATAGCTGCAAACAACCTCCGTGACACGGCGGCCATCGCAAGTGCACGCGCGGCAGAGCTGTACGGATTAAATATATTAGCTGATGGAATCCAAGATGACCCGAATAACGTGACCCGATTCGTTATGCTGGCCCGAGAACCCATAATTCCGCGAACGGATCGTCCTTTTAAAACGAGCATAGTGTTCGCTCATGATAACGGAACTTCAGTGCTTTTTAAAGTGCTTTCCGCGTTTGCGTTTAGAAATATCAGCTTAACTAAGATCGAATCGAGGCCTCATCGTGGCCGTCCGATTCGCGTCGAAGATGATGAAAGTGAAGGAACAGCAAAACACTTTGAATACATTTTTTATATTGATTTTGATGCTTCCATGGCTGAAGTTAGAGCACAGAATGCACTTGCTGAGGTTCAAGAATTTACCTCTTTCTTGAGAGTTTTGGGAAGTTATCCTATGGATATGACACCGTGGAGCCCTTCTTCTACTTCTCACTGA